Proteins found in one Streptomyces sp. NBC_00461 genomic segment:
- a CDS encoding ABC transporter permease, translated as MPETVLADTTAPPEKEPEAKRVALFGGRIPVARLRDLALVPAIVVIAIVGQIVNPVFLQADNLINVLQTMSEMALLVLAQAMILIVKKMDLSLESTMGLAPGVAAWLVVPAGAGHGLGLLPGAWSIPVTLAVGALVGVINSLLIIRFGLNGFIVTLGMLIVLRGVLTGISGGQTFFQLPESMLYLGTAEWFGMPASIWICLVLFAVAIVVLGWTSFGRSLYAIGGNVDAAKAAGIRTDRVLWIVIVAGSLLAALAGLMLSGRLASVASAQGNGYIFTVFAAAVIGGISLNGGKGTMFGAFSGILLLFMIQNVLTLAGVPAQWIGALNGLIILVALTISRITGGKVQE; from the coding sequence ATGCCTGAAACCGTCCTCGCGGACACCACCGCCCCTCCGGAGAAGGAACCGGAAGCGAAGCGGGTCGCGCTGTTCGGCGGCCGGATACCCGTGGCACGCCTGCGCGACCTCGCGCTCGTCCCGGCGATCGTCGTCATCGCGATCGTCGGCCAGATCGTCAACCCGGTCTTCCTCCAGGCCGACAACCTCATCAACGTCCTGCAGACCATGTCCGAGATGGCTCTGCTGGTCCTCGCCCAGGCGATGATCCTGATCGTCAAGAAAATGGACCTGTCCCTTGAGTCCACCATGGGCCTGGCACCCGGTGTGGCGGCCTGGCTGGTGGTGCCGGCCGGCGCCGGACACGGGCTCGGGCTGCTGCCCGGCGCCTGGTCGATTCCCGTCACGCTCGCCGTGGGTGCGCTCGTCGGCGTCATCAACTCCCTGCTGATCATCCGTTTCGGCCTCAACGGCTTCATCGTCACCCTCGGCATGCTGATCGTGCTGCGCGGCGTCCTCACGGGCATCTCCGGCGGCCAGACCTTCTTCCAACTGCCGGAGTCCATGCTCTACCTGGGCACCGCCGAATGGTTCGGGATGCCCGCCTCCATCTGGATCTGCCTGGTGCTGTTCGCCGTGGCCATCGTGGTGCTCGGCTGGACCAGCTTCGGCCGCTCGCTGTACGCCATCGGCGGCAACGTCGACGCCGCGAAGGCGGCCGGCATCCGCACCGACCGGGTGCTGTGGATCGTCATCGTCGCAGGCAGCCTGCTCGCCGCCCTCGCCGGACTGATGCTCTCCGGACGCCTGGCCTCGGTCGCCTCGGCCCAGGGCAACGGCTACATCTTCACCGTCTTCGCCGCCGCCGTCATCGGCGGAATCAGCCTCAACGGCGGCAAGGGCACCATGTTCGGGGCCTTCAGCGGCATCCTCCTCCTCTTCATGATCCAGAACGTGCTCACCCTCGCGGGCGTCCCGGCGCAGTGGATCGGCGCCCTCAACGGCCTGATCATCCTGGTCGCGCTGACCATCTCCCGCATCACGGGCGGCAAGGTCCAGGAATGA
- a CDS encoding L-fuconate dehydratase, with translation MSSALSSSPASARITALDVLDVRFPTSEHLDGSDAMNPEPDYSAAYVVLRTDAGDGLEGHALAFTTGRGNDVQAAAIAALAPHVVGLSVEEVCGDLGAFSRTLVHDPQLRWLGPEKGAIHMATGAVVNAAWDLAAKRAGKPVWQFLGEMSPEDLVAQVDFRWLSDAITPEEALEILRRAEPGRQERIARLLERGYPAYTTTPGWLGYSDEKLARLAREAVADGFTQIKLKVGADLEDDVRRMRTARETVGDGIRIAVDANQRWDIQPAIEWMHALAPYEPYWIEEPTSPDDILGHAAIRKAVSPIKVATGEHIANRVVFKQLLQAGAVDIVQIDSARVGGVNENIAILLLAAKFGVPVCPHAGGVGLCEMVQHLSMFDYVAVSGTTEDRVIEYVDHLHEHFVDPVRIADGHYLAPTLPGLSAQMHVESLKEYTYPDGPVWTARV, from the coding sequence ATGTCATCCGCCCTGTCCTCTTCACCGGCCTCTGCCCGCATCACCGCCCTCGACGTGCTGGACGTGCGCTTCCCGACGTCCGAGCACCTGGACGGGTCGGACGCGATGAACCCCGAACCCGACTACTCCGCCGCCTACGTCGTCCTGCGCACCGACGCCGGCGACGGACTGGAGGGCCACGCCCTGGCCTTCACCACCGGCCGCGGCAACGATGTCCAGGCCGCTGCCATCGCGGCCCTGGCCCCGCACGTGGTGGGCCTGTCGGTCGAAGAGGTCTGCGGCGACCTCGGTGCGTTCTCGCGCACCCTCGTCCACGATCCCCAACTGCGCTGGCTCGGCCCGGAGAAGGGCGCCATCCACATGGCCACCGGCGCGGTCGTCAACGCCGCCTGGGACCTGGCCGCCAAGCGGGCCGGCAAGCCGGTGTGGCAGTTCCTCGGCGAGATGTCGCCCGAGGACCTGGTCGCCCAGGTCGACTTCCGCTGGCTCAGCGACGCGATCACCCCCGAAGAGGCGCTGGAGATCCTGCGCCGCGCCGAACCGGGCCGCCAGGAGCGCATCGCCCGCCTGCTGGAGCGCGGCTACCCCGCCTACACCACCACTCCCGGCTGGCTCGGCTACTCCGACGAGAAGCTGGCCCGCCTGGCCCGCGAGGCCGTCGCGGACGGCTTCACCCAGATCAAGCTGAAGGTCGGCGCGGACCTGGAGGACGACGTACGCCGCATGCGCACGGCCCGCGAAACGGTCGGCGACGGCATCCGCATCGCCGTGGACGCCAACCAGAGGTGGGACATCCAGCCGGCGATCGAGTGGATGCACGCCCTGGCGCCCTACGAGCCGTACTGGATCGAGGAACCCACCTCACCCGACGACATCCTCGGCCACGCCGCCATCCGCAAGGCCGTCAGCCCCATCAAGGTCGCCACCGGCGAGCACATCGCCAACCGGGTCGTCTTCAAGCAACTCCTCCAGGCCGGCGCGGTGGACATCGTGCAGATCGACTCCGCACGGGTCGGCGGCGTCAACGAGAACATCGCCATCCTGCTGCTCGCCGCCAAGTTCGGCGTCCCCGTCTGCCCGCATGCCGGCGGCGTCGGCCTGTGCGAGATGGTCCAGCACCTGTCGATGTTCGACTACGTCGCCGTATCCGGCACGACCGAGGACCGCGTCATCGAGTACGTCGACCACCTGCACGAGCACTTCGTCGACCCGGTGCGCATCGCGGACGGCCACTACCTGGCGCCGACACTCCCGGGACTGAGCGCGCAGATGCACGTCGAGTCCCTCAAGGAGTACACCTACCCCGACGGCCCCGTCTGGACCGCCCGTGTCTGA
- a CDS encoding sugar ABC transporter substrate-binding protein produces the protein MRLRTALCSTVSTLSALALLSACSSGSSTSASGDAPLVGVDYPRSDTDFWNSYIKYTPEYGKKLGLSLKTTNSQNDVAKLTANAQTFISQGVKGIAMAPQDTAAIAPTLAQLEAKKIPVVTVDTRPDSGKVFMVVRADNRAYGEKACQYLGTKLGGKGKVVMLEGGLDSINGRDRTEAFNACMKKNYPGIKVFGEATNWDGAVAAQKLQTDLTAHPDIKGVYMEASFALSGTLQVLKQKGLLVDPTDKKHVFVVSNDGIPEELKSIAAGKIDATVSQPADLYAKYALYYLKAAIDGKTFKPGKTDHDSTIIQVRDGVLEDQLSAPLVTADGGTYGGVPSVKSDDKALWGNNLG, from the coding sequence ATGAGACTCAGAACCGCCCTCTGTTCTACCGTCTCCACCCTGTCCGCACTGGCGCTGCTCAGTGCTTGCAGCAGCGGCTCCAGCACATCGGCCTCTGGTGACGCGCCGCTGGTCGGCGTCGACTACCCGCGCTCCGACACCGACTTCTGGAACTCCTACATCAAGTACACGCCGGAGTACGGCAAGAAGCTCGGCCTCTCGCTCAAGACCACCAACTCGCAGAACGACGTCGCCAAGCTCACCGCCAACGCGCAGACGTTCATCAGCCAGGGCGTCAAGGGCATCGCGATGGCCCCGCAGGACACCGCCGCCATCGCGCCGACGCTGGCGCAGCTGGAGGCGAAGAAGATCCCGGTGGTCACCGTGGACACGCGCCCCGACAGCGGCAAGGTGTTCATGGTCGTGCGCGCCGACAACCGCGCCTACGGCGAGAAGGCGTGTCAGTACCTCGGCACCAAGCTCGGCGGAAAGGGCAAGGTCGTGATGCTGGAGGGCGGCCTCGACTCCATCAACGGCCGTGACCGCACCGAGGCGTTCAACGCCTGCATGAAGAAGAACTACCCCGGCATCAAGGTGTTCGGCGAGGCCACCAACTGGGACGGTGCGGTCGCCGCGCAGAAGCTGCAGACCGACCTGACCGCCCACCCGGACATCAAGGGTGTCTACATGGAGGCCAGCTTCGCCCTGTCCGGCACGCTCCAAGTCCTCAAGCAGAAGGGCCTGTTGGTCGACCCGACGGACAAGAAGCACGTCTTCGTCGTCTCCAACGACGGCATCCCCGAAGAGCTGAAGTCCATCGCCGCCGGGAAGATCGACGCCACCGTCTCCCAGCCGGCCGACCTCTACGCCAAGTACGCCCTGTACTACCTCAAGGCCGCGATCGACGGGAAGACGTTCAAGCCCGGCAAGACCGACCACGACAGCACCATCATCCAGGTCCGTGACGGTGTGCTGGAGGACCAGCTCTCCGCACCGCTCGTCACCGCCGACGGCGGCACCTACGGCGGTGTGCCGAGCGTCAAGAGCGACGACAAGGCGCTGTGGGGCAACAACCTCGGCTGA
- a CDS encoding sugar ABC transporter ATP-binding protein → MSDGEPAVTPAPAPADGGRVPADPPVVEATGIVKRFGPTVALNGARITIRPGETHALVGRNGAGKSTLVSVLTGLQTPDEGTVTFGGESAPRPADRDAWRQRVACVYQKSTIIPTLTVAENLFLNRHDHGRSRLISWQATRRRAQELLATWSVDVDPHTSAGELSVEQKQFVEIARALSFGARFIILDEPTAQLDGAAINRLFGRIRDLQRQGVTFLFISHHLQEVYEICDMVTVFRDARHIVTAPVAELGRADLVAAMTGEAAADRQGQRASTLTPGATAALNVRALRGDTYDEVSLQVGAGEIVGLAGAAGSGRTEVAETVVGLRSAAAGEVEIAGNRPRPGSVPAALAAGAGFVPQDRHHQGFVPDMSIADNATLSVPKRLGSNGFLSRNRRDRLAEGMIENLAIKTPGPDLPVSALSGGNQQKVVMARALADDPRLLVLINPTAGVDVRSKEFLLGKVEETAQTGTGVLIASDELDDLRMCDRVLVMFQGRVTSEIARGWHDHDLVAAMEGVALNA, encoded by the coding sequence ATGAGCGACGGGGAGCCAGCAGTCACCCCCGCGCCCGCCCCGGCGGACGGCGGACGGGTCCCGGCGGACCCGCCCGTCGTCGAGGCGACGGGCATAGTCAAGCGATTCGGTCCGACCGTGGCGCTCAACGGCGCCCGGATCACCATCAGGCCCGGCGAGACCCACGCTCTCGTCGGCCGCAACGGAGCCGGCAAGTCGACCCTGGTGTCGGTCCTCACCGGCCTTCAGACCCCCGACGAGGGAACGGTCACCTTCGGCGGCGAGAGCGCCCCCCGGCCCGCCGACCGGGACGCCTGGCGGCAACGCGTGGCCTGCGTGTACCAGAAGTCCACGATCATCCCCACCCTGACCGTCGCCGAGAACCTCTTCCTGAACCGGCACGACCACGGACGCAGCCGGCTCATCAGCTGGCAGGCCACCCGACGGCGCGCCCAGGAACTCCTGGCGACCTGGTCGGTGGACGTCGACCCACACACCTCAGCGGGTGAACTGAGCGTCGAGCAGAAGCAGTTCGTCGAGATCGCCCGCGCGCTGTCCTTCGGTGCCCGGTTCATCATCCTCGACGAGCCCACCGCCCAGCTCGACGGCGCGGCGATCAACCGGCTCTTCGGCCGCATCCGCGACCTGCAGCGCCAGGGCGTGACGTTCCTGTTCATCAGTCACCATCTCCAGGAGGTCTACGAGATCTGCGACATGGTGACGGTCTTCCGCGACGCCCGGCACATCGTCACGGCGCCGGTCGCGGAACTCGGCCGCGCCGATCTGGTCGCGGCGATGACCGGCGAGGCGGCGGCCGACCGGCAGGGGCAACGGGCGAGCACCCTCACCCCCGGCGCCACGGCCGCACTGAACGTCCGTGCTCTGCGAGGCGACACCTACGACGAGGTCAGCCTCCAGGTCGGGGCCGGCGAGATCGTCGGCCTCGCGGGCGCCGCCGGCAGCGGGCGCACCGAGGTCGCCGAGACCGTCGTAGGGCTGCGCTCGGCCGCTGCCGGCGAGGTGGAGATCGCCGGGAACCGGCCCCGGCCGGGCAGCGTGCCCGCGGCGCTCGCCGCCGGCGCCGGATTCGTCCCCCAGGACCGGCACCACCAGGGCTTCGTTCCGGACATGTCCATCGCGGACAACGCCACACTGTCCGTGCCGAAGCGCCTCGGCTCGAACGGGTTCCTCAGCCGCAACCGCCGGGACCGGCTCGCCGAAGGCATGATCGAGAACCTGGCGATCAAGACTCCCGGTCCCGACCTGCCCGTCTCCGCCCTGTCCGGAGGCAACCAGCAGAAGGTCGTCATGGCCCGCGCCCTGGCCGACGACCCGCGTCTGCTGGTGCTGATCAACCCGACCGCGGGCGTGGACGTGCGCTCCAAGGAGTTCCTCCTCGGCAAGGTCGAGGAGACCGCGCAGACCGGCACCGGAGTGCTCATCGCCTCCGACGAACTAGACGACCTGCGCATGTGTGACCGGGTCCTGGTGATGTTCCAGGGCCGTGTGACCTCAGAGATCGCCCGCGGCTGGCACGACCACGACCTCGTGGCCGCGATGGAAGGAGTGGCCCTCAATGCCTGA
- a CDS encoding alpha-L-fucosidase — protein sequence MPSSTNGQPFLASEAPVATAAADGGASGAGPAEAAPGTYTPDWDSVDQHPPAPEWFQDAKFGIYFHWGAFSVPAADNEWYPRNMYEAGSNANQHHIATYGEPSAWPYHNFIDGAQNPAGDTVQFAPKLKSTGGNFDPEEWVQLFVDAGARFAGPVAEHHDGFSMWDSQVNEWNSVNKSPGLDLLRLFSTAIRAKGLKLLVAMHHAYHINGFYEYVPAQTDPRLKRLYGQLGAAAENERWFDKLKEVIDRSQPDILWQDFTLDGVDEAQRLNFLAYYYNQAESWGREVVATYKDGMNGKGEVFDYERGGPGDLTAPYWLTDDSVSSSSWCYTEGIGYYTVEEMLHSFIDRVSKNGNVLLNIAPMADGTIPQAQKDILLGIGDHLKRFGESVYATRAWTAYGEGPTKMGGGSFTTPHAGTPQDVRFTRNKDGDVLYASVLGWPGDSLTIKTLGSDRIDLSSLTSVELLGNTAGTYIDLPAPAQNSSGLTVTLPSSAPYSAGAYVLKLTFSGTIPGLRPLAGAIAFAKADYTGNSAVLTIGDHTAADLTEAGLNPGTASSLQPAPGCQVTGYSGDDFTGNSWTFTAENPDLRVAGDDDRITSLKVQFDPAAYFRITNVANGLALHSDVDSGSGLTLYTSDSSTNQQWQPVAVDGGYYKLVNRTNGMVADGSGATADGSSAGQAAWNGGADQQWTITQRGGDTFSIVNRTTGLALDGGGPDVESGSPARQWTYVSSNNLLWTFTAL from the coding sequence ATGCCTAGCTCGACCAACGGTCAGCCGTTCCTGGCCTCCGAGGCCCCCGTGGCCACGGCGGCCGCTGACGGAGGTGCGTCCGGCGCCGGCCCCGCCGAGGCGGCACCCGGCACCTACACGCCCGACTGGGACTCGGTCGACCAGCACCCGCCGGCTCCGGAGTGGTTCCAGGACGCGAAGTTCGGAATCTACTTCCACTGGGGCGCCTTCAGCGTCCCCGCCGCCGACAACGAGTGGTACCCGCGCAACATGTACGAGGCGGGCAGCAACGCCAACCAGCACCACATCGCGACCTACGGCGAGCCCTCGGCATGGCCGTACCACAACTTCATCGACGGAGCTCAGAACCCGGCGGGTGACACCGTGCAGTTCGCCCCGAAGCTGAAGTCGACCGGTGGGAACTTCGACCCCGAGGAGTGGGTGCAGCTGTTCGTCGACGCCGGCGCCAGGTTCGCCGGCCCGGTCGCCGAGCACCACGACGGTTTTTCCATGTGGGACAGCCAGGTCAACGAGTGGAACTCGGTGAACAAGAGTCCCGGTCTCGACCTACTGCGGCTCTTCTCCACGGCCATCCGCGCCAAGGGCCTGAAGCTGCTGGTGGCCATGCACCACGCGTACCACATCAACGGCTTCTACGAGTACGTCCCCGCCCAGACGGACCCCCGCCTCAAGAGGCTCTACGGGCAGTTGGGCGCGGCCGCGGAGAACGAGCGCTGGTTCGACAAGCTCAAGGAGGTCATCGACCGCTCCCAGCCCGACATCCTGTGGCAGGACTTCACGCTGGACGGCGTCGACGAGGCACAGCGCCTGAACTTCCTGGCGTACTACTACAACCAGGCGGAAAGCTGGGGCCGGGAAGTCGTCGCCACCTACAAGGACGGCATGAACGGCAAGGGCGAGGTCTTCGACTACGAGCGCGGTGGTCCGGGCGACCTCACCGCCCCGTACTGGCTGACCGACGACAGCGTCTCCAGTTCCAGCTGGTGCTACACCGAGGGCATCGGCTACTACACCGTCGAGGAGATGCTGCACTCGTTCATCGACCGGGTCAGCAAGAACGGCAACGTGCTGCTGAACATCGCGCCGATGGCCGACGGCACCATCCCCCAGGCGCAGAAGGACATCCTGCTCGGCATCGGGGACCACCTGAAGCGCTTCGGCGAGTCGGTGTACGCGACCCGCGCCTGGACGGCGTACGGCGAGGGCCCGACGAAGATGGGCGGCGGCTCGTTCACCACGCCACACGCCGGCACGCCGCAGGACGTCCGCTTCACCCGCAACAAGGACGGCGACGTCCTGTACGCCAGCGTCCTCGGCTGGCCCGGCGACTCCCTGACGATCAAGACCCTGGGCTCGGACCGGATCGACCTCTCCTCGCTCACCTCGGTGGAGCTGCTCGGGAACACCGCCGGCACCTACATCGACCTGCCGGCGCCGGCCCAGAACTCCTCCGGCCTCACGGTCACCCTGCCGTCCTCGGCGCCGTACAGCGCGGGCGCCTACGTCCTGAAGCTCACCTTCTCCGGCACGATCCCGGGCCTGCGGCCGCTCGCCGGCGCCATCGCCTTCGCGAAGGCCGACTACACGGGCAACTCCGCCGTCCTCACCATCGGCGACCACACCGCGGCCGACCTGACCGAGGCCGGACTGAACCCGGGCACCGCCTCCTCCCTCCAGCCGGCCCCCGGCTGCCAGGTGACCGGTTACTCCGGAGACGACTTCACCGGCAACTCCTGGACCTTCACCGCCGAAAACCCCGACCTGCGCGTCGCCGGCGACGACGACCGGATCACCTCGCTGAAGGTCCAGTTCGACCCGGCCGCGTACTTCCGGATCACCAACGTCGCCAACGGACTCGCCCTGCACAGCGATGTCGACTCCGGCTCCGGCCTCACGCTGTACACCTCGGACAGCAGCACCAACCAGCAGTGGCAGCCGGTGGCCGTCGACGGCGGCTACTACAAGCTGGTCAACCGCACGAACGGCATGGTCGCCGACGGCTCGGGCGCCACCGCCGACGGCTCCTCGGCAGGGCAGGCCGCCTGGAACGGCGGTGCCGACCAGCAGTGGACGATCACCCAGCGGGGCGGCGACACCTTCTCGATCGTCAACCGCACCACCGGCCTGGCCCTCGACGGCGGCGGCCCCGACGTCGAGTCGGGTTCCCCCGCCAGGCAGTGGACGTACGTCAGCAGCAACAACCTGCTGTGGACCTTCACCGCGCTGTAG